The Chryseolinea soli genome contains a region encoding:
- the rplO gene encoding 50S ribosomal protein L15 encodes MKLHTLKPAEGSTKTNKRLGRGQGSGGSTAGRGHKGAQSRSGNAKKSGFEGGQMPLQRRVPKFGFKNNNKEYFKAVNLDALEGLAEKVKSTTLSLQVLIENGVVGKNDKVKVLGRGELKAKVSVEAHAFSASATQAIEKVGGTATTVK; translated from the coding sequence ATGAAGCTGCATACATTAAAACCTGCTGAAGGTTCAACAAAAACAAACAAGAGACTTGGCCGCGGTCAGGGCTCGGGTGGAAGCACGGCAGGACGCGGTCACAAAGGTGCGCAGTCCCGTTCGGGTAACGCCAAGAAGTCTGGCTTCGAAGGGGGTCAGATGCCTTTGCAGCGTCGCGTACCGAAGTTCGGTTTTAAGAACAACAACAAAGAATATTTCAAGGCAGTGAACCTTGATGCTTTGGAAGGTCTTGCTGAAAAAGTAAAATCTACAACCCTCAGCCTTCAAGTGCTGATTGAAAATGGTGTAGTAGGCAAGAACGACAAAGTGAAAGTTTTAGGAAGAGGTGAATTGAAAGCGAAGGTTAGCGTCGAGGCACATGCCTTCTCTGCTAGCGCAACACAAGCGATTGAAAAAGTAGGTGGAACAGCCACAACCGTGAAGTAA
- the map gene encoding type I methionyl aminopeptidase encodes MINLKTADELQIMKEGAQILGKAHGEIARKVKPGVKTKDLDKLAEEYIRDNGGIPSFKHYNGFPSSLCISVNDVVVHGFPGNYEVKETDIISIDCGVLYKDFHSDSAYTYPLEGVGPETLLLLNRTYESLYRGIAQAKAGNRIGDVSYAIQSYVESFGYGVVRELVGHGVGRKLHEDPEVPNYGKRGKGVKIIAGMVFAIEPMINRGTKNVVQDNDGWTVRTADHMPSAHFEHTVAVTEDETVILTTHEYIEENYPYKWRNKSQ; translated from the coding sequence ATGATTAACTTAAAAACGGCAGACGAGTTACAGATCATGAAAGAGGGCGCCCAGATTCTGGGGAAGGCCCACGGAGAGATCGCCAGGAAAGTAAAGCCTGGTGTGAAAACGAAGGATCTGGACAAGCTGGCGGAAGAGTATATCAGGGATAATGGTGGAATACCGTCGTTCAAACACTACAACGGATTTCCCTCATCACTCTGCATCTCGGTAAACGACGTAGTGGTCCACGGATTTCCGGGCAACTACGAAGTGAAAGAGACGGACATCATCTCGATAGATTGTGGTGTTTTATATAAAGATTTTCACAGTGATTCGGCATACACTTATCCACTGGAAGGTGTAGGACCGGAGACATTGCTCCTCCTGAATCGCACGTACGAGTCCCTTTACCGGGGCATCGCACAAGCAAAAGCAGGAAACCGGATCGGGGATGTGAGCTATGCGATCCAGAGCTACGTAGAGAGCTTCGGATACGGTGTGGTTCGCGAACTGGTGGGACACGGCGTGGGGCGCAAGCTTCACGAAGATCCGGAAGTGCCCAACTATGGAAAGCGGGGCAAAGGAGTCAAGATCATTGCCGGAATGGTATTCGCCATCGAGCCGATGATAAACCGGGGAACAAAGAATGTCGTGCAGGATAACGACGGTTGGACGGTGCGAACCGCAGACCACATGCCCAGCGCACATTTTGAACATACGGTGGCCGTGACCGAGGACGAAACAGTGATATTGACGACGCACGAGTATATTGAAGAAAACTATCCATATAAGTGGCGAAACAAAAGTCAATAG
- the carA gene encoding glutamine-hydrolyzing carbamoyl-phosphate synthase small subunit, producing MQKKAYLLLEDGLLVEGTAIGKIGTSGGEICFNTGMTGYQEIYTDPSYYGQIIVNTNAHIGNYGAFDAEQESSRPMIAGLVVNEFAHEFSRKSATGSLQQYLESRNVVGIANIDTRMLVRYIRSKGAMNAIISSELTPEQLKAEIKKVPSMNGLELSSVVTTKEAYTVGDVNAPIKVAVLDLGIKQSIVTNLASRGVYCKVFPAKTAFSEMKAWNPHGYFISNGPGDPSVMAYAIETVKQALDSGKPLFGICLGHQLLALASGISTYKMHHGHRGLNHPVKNLITGKGEMTSQNHGFSVNEKDIEKNANVEVTHVHLNDNTIMGIRLKDRKAFSVQYHPEASPGPHDSRYLFDEFIEMIQAEIAEPITA from the coding sequence ATGCAGAAAAAAGCTTACCTCCTTCTTGAAGACGGCCTCCTCGTGGAGGGAACGGCCATCGGTAAAATCGGCACCTCGGGTGGTGAAATATGCTTCAATACCGGGATGACCGGGTACCAGGAGATCTACACAGATCCTTCTTATTACGGACAGATCATCGTCAACACCAATGCCCACATTGGTAACTATGGTGCTTTTGACGCGGAACAAGAGTCGAGTCGCCCCATGATTGCCGGGTTGGTGGTCAACGAATTTGCCCACGAATTCAGCCGCAAGTCGGCCACCGGCAGCCTGCAGCAATACCTGGAAAGCCGCAACGTGGTGGGCATCGCCAACATCGACACCCGGATGCTGGTGCGCTACATTCGCAGTAAAGGCGCGATGAACGCCATCATCTCATCCGAGCTCACCCCAGAGCAGCTGAAAGCAGAAATAAAGAAAGTGCCCTCCATGAATGGGCTTGAACTTTCCTCGGTGGTAACGACCAAGGAAGCGTATACCGTGGGCGATGTCAATGCCCCCATCAAAGTGGCTGTGCTCGACCTGGGCATCAAACAAAGCATAGTGACCAACCTGGCCAGCCGCGGCGTGTATTGCAAAGTGTTCCCTGCCAAAACCGCCTTCTCGGAAATGAAGGCCTGGAATCCCCACGGCTATTTTATCTCCAACGGCCCTGGCGACCCTTCAGTGATGGCCTACGCCATTGAAACGGTGAAGCAAGCATTGGATTCCGGCAAGCCTCTTTTCGGCATTTGCCTCGGCCACCAACTCCTGGCGCTGGCCTCCGGAATTTCTACGTACAAAATGCACCACGGTCACCGCGGATTGAACCACCCCGTGAAAAACCTGATTACGGGCAAAGGTGAAATGACCTCTCAGAATCACGGTTTCTCCGTGAACGAAAAAGATATCGAGAAGAATGCAAACGTAGAGGTCACCCACGTCCACCTGAACGACAACACCATCATGGGCATCCGCCTGAAAGACCGGAAAGCGTTCTCGGTGCAATACCACCCCGAAGCCTCCCCCGGGCCGCACGACTCGCGCTACCTCTTCGACGAGTTCATCGAAATGATCCAGGCGGAAATCGCCGAACCCATCACCGCATAA
- the rpsE gene encoding 30S ribosomal protein S5, giving the protein MSVSNISTVKASEIDLKERVVAIERVAKVVKGGRRFSFAAIVVVGDGNGVVGYGLGKANEVTDAITKGIDDAKKHLVKVPIIKGTVPHESVGKFGGGFVLLKPASPGTGVIAGGAMRAVLESAGVHNVLAKSKGSSNPHNVVKATFKALTSMRDAFTVAKNRGVSLSKVFNG; this is encoded by the coding sequence ATGTCAGTAAGCAACATAAGCACAGTAAAAGCCAGCGAAATCGATCTTAAGGAAAGAGTAGTAGCCATCGAGCGTGTAGCCAAGGTGGTGAAAGGTGGTCGTCGTTTCAGCTTCGCAGCCATTGTCGTAGTAGGCGATGGAAACGGAGTGGTAGGTTACGGATTGGGCAAAGCCAACGAAGTAACAGACGCCATCACCAAAGGCATCGACGATGCGAAGAAGCACCTGGTGAAAGTGCCGATCATCAAAGGCACTGTGCCGCATGAGTCTGTTGGAAAATTTGGCGGTGGATTCGTATTGCTGAAGCCCGCTTCGCCCGGTACGGGTGTTATCGCCGGTGGTGCTATGCGCGCCGTATTGGAAAGTGCCGGTGTACACAACGTGTTGGCAAAATCCAAAGGCTCGTCAAACCCCCACAACGTGGTGAAAGCTACCTTCAAGGCATTGACCAGCATGCGCGACGCCTTCACCGTAGCAAAGAACAGAGGAGTATCATTGTCGAAAGTATTTAACGGCTAA
- the rplQ gene encoding 50S ribosomal protein L17: protein MRHGKKVNHLGRKTAHRQALLSNMASSLILNKRITTTVAKAKALRKYVEPLLTKSKDDTTHSRRTVFSYLQNKESVKTLFGEVASKIADRPGGYTRIIKLGDVRVGDNAEMCLIELVDFNTLYSKEGVAKKAKTRRSRGAKKTEGAEGATEAAPAAEAKAEKAEKKPKKASTKKEKE, encoded by the coding sequence ATGAGACACGGTAAGAAGGTAAATCACTTAGGTAGAAAAACAGCGCACAGACAAGCGTTGCTTTCGAACATGGCTTCTTCGCTGATTCTGAACAAAAGAATCACGACCACGGTAGCCAAAGCCAAAGCGTTGAGAAAATATGTTGAGCCTTTGCTGACCAAGTCGAAGGACGATACCACGCACTCCAGAAGAACGGTGTTCTCCTACCTCCAAAACAAGGAGTCTGTGAAGACCCTGTTTGGTGAAGTAGCATCGAAGATTGCCGATCGTCCGGGTGGATATACCCGCATCATCAAATTGGGTGATGTGCGCGTAGGCGATAACGCCGAAATGTGTCTCATCGAACTCGTGGATTTCAACACGCTCTACAGCAAGGAAGGCGTGGCTAAGAAAGCCAAGACCAGAAGAAGCCGCGGTGCGAAGAAAACCGAAGGTGCCGAAGGCGCAACCGAAGCTGCTCCCGCAGCCGAAGCCAAAGCTGAAAAGGCAGAAAAGAAGCCCAAGAAAGCTTCCACTAAAAAAGAAAAAGAATAG
- the infA gene encoding translation initiation factor IF-1, with protein MAKQKSIEQDGTISEALSNAMFRVQLENGHEVLAHISGKMRMHYIRILPGDRVRLEMSPYDLTKGRIVFRYK; from the coding sequence GTGGCGAAACAAAAGTCAATAGAACAGGACGGAACAATTTCAGAAGCGTTATCCAATGCGATGTTTCGCGTACAGTTGGAAAACGGACATGAAGTGCTGGCACATATTTCAGGCAAGATGAGAATGCACTACATCCGCATTTTGCCCGGCGACAGAGTAAGATTGGAAATGTCGCCTTACGATTTAACAAAAGGTAGAATTGTATTTAGATACAAGTAA
- the secY gene encoding preprotein translocase subunit SecY has translation MKRFIQTIKNIFSIEDLRVRILNTMGFLVIFRLGSYIVLPGIDPNRLDVNRNSSGILGFINTFSGGAFNNASIFALGIMPYISASIIVQLLSFAVPYFQKLQKEGDSGRKRLNQYTRVLTIFITIFQGYSYLKGAIDPSVIMNPGPFFYVTSVAILIAGTMFCMWLGERITDKGIGNGISMLIMIGIVSRLPLALMAEISDKFPGKAFAFIIELFVLFGIVVAVIALTQATRRIPIQYAKQVIGNKLYGGKRDFIPLKLNSAGVMPIIFAQALMFFPALIAGMWRDSEIGAYIGSTFSDPYSWQYSLLFASMILIFTFFYTAITINSNDIADNLKRNGGFVPGVKPGKQTAEFIDTVLSRITLPGALFLCAIAVLPAFAVKLGVGQNFAQFFGGTSLLILVGVVLDTLQQIESYLLMRHYEGMMKSGRVKGRSQFAAA, from the coding sequence ATGAAGCGTTTCATTCAAACCATAAAGAATATCTTCTCAATAGAAGACCTGCGCGTCAGGATTCTCAATACCATGGGATTCCTGGTCATTTTCAGGCTCGGATCTTATATTGTATTGCCCGGCATCGACCCTAACCGGTTGGATGTGAACCGCAACAGCAGTGGTATTCTCGGCTTTATCAACACCTTCTCGGGTGGTGCCTTTAACAACGCGTCGATTTTCGCATTGGGCATCATGCCGTACATCTCGGCTTCGATTATCGTACAGCTCCTTTCATTTGCTGTACCCTATTTCCAGAAGCTGCAGAAAGAAGGCGACTCAGGTCGGAAGCGTTTGAATCAATACACTCGCGTGTTGACGATCTTCATCACGATCTTCCAAGGTTATAGCTACCTGAAAGGTGCTATCGATCCTTCGGTGATCATGAACCCCGGACCGTTCTTCTACGTGACCTCGGTAGCCATCCTCATCGCCGGAACAATGTTCTGTATGTGGTTGGGTGAAAGGATCACCGACAAAGGTATCGGTAACGGTATCTCCATGCTGATCATGATCGGTATCGTGTCTCGTTTGCCCCTGGCATTGATGGCCGAGATCAGCGACAAGTTCCCTGGAAAGGCATTCGCTTTTATCATTGAATTGTTTGTACTGTTCGGAATCGTGGTAGCCGTTATTGCCCTGACGCAAGCGACACGCCGCATCCCGATCCAATATGCCAAGCAAGTGATCGGCAACAAACTCTACGGCGGCAAGCGCGACTTCATTCCGTTGAAGTTGAACTCCGCAGGGGTAATGCCCATCATCTTCGCGCAAGCCTTGATGTTCTTCCCGGCCCTCATCGCGGGCATGTGGAGAGACAGCGAGATCGGCGCCTACATCGGGTCTACGTTTTCGGATCCGTATTCATGGCAGTACAGCTTGCTGTTCGCGTCCATGATCTTGATCTTCACGTTCTTCTATACGGCGATCACGATCAACTCGAACGACATTGCTGACAACTTGAAACGCAACGGTGGCTTTGTGCCCGGAGTAAAACCCGGCAAACAAACCGCTGAGTTTATAGACACTGTTTTATCAAGAATCACATTGCCCGGAGCTTTATTCCTGTGTGCTATTGCCGTGCTTCCCGCATTCGCAGTAAAACTTGGAGTAGGACAGAACTTCGCGCAGTTCTTTGGTGGCACGTCGCTTCTGATCTTGGTTGGGGTGGTATTGGATACCCTCCAGCAAATCGAAAGCTACTTGCTCATGAGACACTACGAAGGGATGATGAAGTCGGGCAGAGTGAAAGGACGTTCTCAATTTGCTGCGGCTTAA
- the rpsK gene encoding 30S ribosomal protein S11 — MATAEKRKDKAKKRVVNVEAVGHAHIRATFNNIIISMTNTTGQVISWASAGKMGFKGSKKNTPYAAQVAAQDCATKAFEQGLRKVEVFVKGPGAGRESAIRTIQGSGIEVTAIRDVTPLPHNGCRPPKKRRV; from the coding sequence ATGGCGACAGCTGAAAAGAGAAAAGATAAAGCGAAGAAGCGCGTAGTGAACGTGGAAGCCGTAGGGCATGCACACATCCGTGCCACGTTCAACAACATCATCATTTCGATGACCAACACCACAGGACAAGTAATTTCCTGGGCATCGGCCGGAAAGATGGGCTTCAAGGGTTCGAAGAAGAACACTCCCTATGCCGCACAGGTGGCTGCTCAGGATTGCGCTACCAAAGCTTTCGAACAGGGATTGAGAAAGGTAGAAGTATTCGTGAAAGGCCCCGGCGCCGGACGTGAATCGGCTATCCGCACCATCCAAGGATCGGGCATTGAAGTAACCGCCATCCGCGACGTTACGCCGCTGCCGCACAACGGCTGCCGCCCTCCGAAGAAAAGAAGAGTTTAA
- a CDS encoding Ldh family oxidoreductase, translating into MTDPIYAYDSLKDFALNIFKKIGCPDDQAVLATDVLLRADLRGIDSHGIARLSGYVRLWDKKRVNAAPNVRVVHESPSTAVVDGDGGLGLVVAPKAMEIAIRKAQIAGTGWVAVKNSNHFGIAGYHAMMALEHDMIGMAMTNASPLVAPTFSVERLLGTNPIAVAIPADNQPAFVADFATTTAANGKLEILQRKNQAAPVGWVQTKSGASSTDPNEAKSGGALIPLGSDREHGSHKGFCLGAWVDIFSAVLSGANYGPWVPPFVAFLEPPSDPVGEGIGHFFGAMRVDAFRPAQEFKSHMDNWITRFRSAKTIEGQERVIIPGDPEREMHAQRMAHGIPLNPKVAEDLKELGKKFGVNF; encoded by the coding sequence TCCCATCTACGCCTACGATTCACTGAAAGATTTCGCCCTGAACATCTTCAAGAAGATCGGTTGCCCCGACGACCAGGCCGTGCTCGCCACGGATGTTTTGCTGCGTGCCGATTTGCGGGGCATCGACTCGCATGGCATTGCGCGTTTGTCGGGTTATGTGAGGCTCTGGGATAAGAAGCGCGTGAATGCCGCGCCGAATGTGCGGGTGGTCCATGAGTCGCCTAGTACGGCCGTGGTGGATGGGGATGGCGGTTTGGGGCTGGTGGTGGCGCCCAAGGCCATGGAAATTGCCATCCGCAAAGCACAAATCGCGGGCACCGGTTGGGTAGCCGTGAAAAACTCCAATCATTTTGGCATTGCAGGTTATCATGCCATGATGGCGCTGGAACACGACATGATCGGTATGGCCATGACCAATGCCAGCCCGCTGGTAGCCCCCACGTTTTCCGTTGAAAGATTATTGGGAACAAACCCCATCGCCGTGGCTATCCCCGCCGATAACCAGCCGGCTTTTGTGGCTGACTTTGCGACGACTACAGCCGCCAATGGCAAGCTGGAAATTCTGCAACGTAAAAATCAAGCGGCGCCTGTGGGTTGGGTGCAAACTAAATCGGGGGCTTCTTCTACCGATCCGAATGAAGCCAAAAGTGGTGGCGCTTTGATACCACTAGGGAGCGACCGCGAGCATGGCAGTCACAAAGGATTTTGTCTTGGTGCTTGGGTGGACATTTTTTCGGCGGTGTTATCGGGTGCTAACTATGGCCCCTGGGTGCCGCCGTTCGTGGCCTTTTTGGAGCCGCCTTCGGATCCAGTGGGTGAAGGTATCGGTCATTTCTTTGGCGCGATGCGCGTGGATGCTTTCCGGCCGGCGCAGGAATTCAAATCGCATATGGACAATTGGATCACGCGCTTCCGCTCGGCCAAAACCATCGAAGGACAGGAACGCGTTATTATTCCCGGTGATCCCGAACGGGAGATGCACGCTCAACGCATGGCACACGGCATCCCTTTGAATCCAAAAGTTGCCGAAGATCTGAAGGAGCTTGGTAAAAAATTCGGTGTAAATTTTTAG
- the rpsM gene encoding 30S ribosomal protein S13, translated as MARIAGVDIPDNKRGEISLTYIFGIGRRSAQKILTEAGVSIDKKVKEWNDEESNAVRAIIAEKFRIEGALKSEIQLSIKRLMDIGCYRGLRHRKGLPVRGQTTKNNARTRKGKRKTVANKKKATKG; from the coding sequence ATGGCACGTATAGCAGGTGTAGATATTCCCGATAACAAGCGAGGCGAAATCAGTCTCACGTACATCTTTGGTATTGGCCGTAGGTCAGCCCAGAAGATCCTGACGGAGGCCGGTGTAAGCATCGACAAGAAAGTTAAGGAATGGAATGACGAAGAGTCAAACGCAGTCCGCGCGATCATTGCTGAGAAATTCAGAATTGAAGGCGCCCTGAAGTCCGAGATCCAGTTGAGCATCAAACGCCTCATGGACATCGGATGCTACAGAGGATTGCGCCACAGAAAGGGCTTGCCCGTTCGTGGACAAACTACCAAGAACAACGCCCGCACTCGTAAGGGTAAGCGTAAGACGGTAGCGAACAAGAAGAAAGCAACTAAAGGTTAA
- the eno gene encoding phosphopyruvate hydratase — MSLIESIHARQILDSRGNPTVEVDVVTESGAFGRAAVPSGASTGSHEAVELRDGDKKKFMGKGVLKAVDNVNTKIAAEVVGFDVFEQNLVDQIMIDLDGTPNKGKLGANAILGTSLAIAKAAAMEAGMPLYRYIGGVSANTLPVPMMNILNGGSHADNAIDFQEFMVMPVGAASFSEALRMGAEVFHTLKKVLHDKGLSTNVGDEGGFAPNLKSNEEAIEVVLKAIEKAGFKPGSDMFIALDPAASEFYDPKAKVYHFKKSSGQKLKPAEMAAYWTNWAKKYPIISLEDGMAEDDWAGWKALTESIGDKVQLVGDDLFVTNVKRLQKGIDDGIANAILIKVNQIGSLTETIAAVNLAKRNGYKSVMSHRSGETEDSTIADLAVALNTGQIKTGSASRSDRMAKYNQLIRIEEELGEIGYFPGKNM, encoded by the coding sequence ATGAGCTTAATCGAAAGCATTCATGCCCGGCAAATTCTCGACAGCCGCGGCAACCCCACAGTTGAAGTTGATGTAGTAACTGAGTCCGGCGCATTTGGACGCGCCGCTGTGCCCTCCGGTGCTTCCACCGGATCACACGAAGCCGTAGAACTCCGTGATGGTGATAAAAAGAAATTCATGGGAAAAGGCGTGTTGAAGGCCGTGGACAACGTGAACACCAAGATCGCTGCCGAAGTGGTGGGCTTTGATGTTTTCGAACAAAACCTGGTCGACCAGATCATGATCGATCTGGATGGCACGCCCAACAAAGGCAAGCTGGGTGCTAACGCTATCCTTGGAACGTCTTTGGCTATTGCTAAAGCCGCTGCCATGGAAGCCGGCATGCCCCTGTACCGTTACATCGGTGGTGTGAGCGCGAATACGCTGCCCGTGCCGATGATGAACATCCTGAACGGTGGTAGCCACGCCGACAACGCCATCGACTTCCAGGAGTTCATGGTCATGCCCGTAGGCGCAGCATCATTCTCGGAAGCCCTTCGCATGGGTGCCGAAGTGTTCCATACGCTGAAAAAAGTATTGCACGATAAAGGTCTTTCTACCAACGTAGGGGATGAAGGCGGTTTTGCACCGAACCTCAAATCCAACGAGGAAGCTATCGAAGTGGTGTTGAAAGCCATCGAGAAAGCCGGCTTCAAACCCGGTTCCGATATGTTCATCGCCCTTGACCCTGCCGCATCTGAATTCTACGATCCCAAAGCAAAAGTATACCACTTCAAAAAGTCTTCCGGTCAGAAACTGAAGCCCGCAGAAATGGCAGCATACTGGACCAACTGGGCTAAGAAATACCCCATCATCTCTTTGGAAGACGGCATGGCCGAAGACGATTGGGCAGGCTGGAAAGCCCTCACCGAAAGCATCGGCGACAAAGTACAACTCGTGGGCGACGATCTGTTCGTAACCAACGTGAAACGCCTCCAGAAGGGCATCGACGATGGCATTGCCAACGCCATCCTTATCAAGGTGAACCAGATCGGTTCCCTGACCGAAACCATCGCCGCCGTGAACCTGGCAAAACGCAATGGCTACAAGAGCGTGATGTCACACCGTTCGGGTGAAACCGAAGACAGCACCATCGCCGACCTGGCCGTGGCCCTGAACACCGGTCAGATCAAGACGGGTTCGGCTTCCCGTTCCGACCGGATGGCGAAATACAACCAACTGATCCGCATCGAGGAAGAGTTGGGCGAGATCGGCTATTTCCCCGGCAAGAACATGTAG
- a CDS encoding septum formation initiator family protein: protein MFKKLPKPFRNFYFLSIAFFVLWMIALDSNNMIARYQLSSKLRSLENEKEYYEEKIKEVEKDRDEVFGDRESLEKFAREKYLMKKESEDIFIVAEKD from the coding sequence ATGTTCAAGAAACTGCCCAAACCGTTCCGGAATTTTTATTTTTTATCGATCGCCTTCTTCGTGCTTTGGATGATCGCCCTGGATTCGAACAACATGATCGCCCGCTATCAGTTGAGTTCGAAACTGCGATCACTGGAAAATGAAAAGGAGTATTACGAAGAAAAAATAAAGGAAGTGGAAAAGGATCGCGACGAAGTTTTCGGCGACCGGGAGTCACTGGAAAAATTCGCCCGCGAGAAATACTTGATGAAAAAAGAAAGTGAAGACATCTTCATCGTAGCGGAAAAAGACTAA
- the ykgO gene encoding type B 50S ribosomal protein L36 yields the protein MKVKASIKKRSADCKIIRRKGKLYVINKKNPRFKQRQG from the coding sequence ATGAAAGTTAAAGCATCCATAAAGAAACGCAGCGCTGATTGCAAGATCATCAGACGCAAGGGCAAACTGTATGTGATTAACAAAAAGAATCCTAGGTTTAAACAAAGACAAGGTTAA
- the rpsD gene encoding 30S ribosomal protein S4, with protein MARYTGPKVRISRRFNEPILGDNKALQKKNYAPGQHGRGKKRKQSEYATQLAEKQKAKYIYGLLERQFAKLFDTASRKKGVTGEVLLQLLESRLDNTVYRLGIAPTRRAARQLVLHKHILVNGDVVNIGSFTLKPGDLVEVRERSKSLEVITNSLSLQGAKKYNWLEWDNSEMTGKIINLPPRVDIPENINEQLIVELYSK; from the coding sequence ATGGCAAGATACACAGGCCCTAAAGTCAGAATCTCAAGACGTTTCAACGAGCCTATTTTAGGTGATAACAAGGCGCTTCAGAAGAAGAACTATGCTCCGGGTCAACACGGCCGTGGCAAGAAGCGCAAGCAATCGGAATACGCTACGCAGCTTGCTGAAAAGCAAAAGGCCAAATACATCTACGGTTTGCTGGAAAGACAATTCGCAAAATTGTTCGACACCGCATCCCGCAAGAAGGGCGTAACCGGCGAAGTGCTCTTGCAATTGCTGGAGTCACGGCTCGACAACACCGTGTACCGCTTGGGCATCGCGCCCACACGCCGCGCGGCTCGTCAATTGGTATTGCACAAACACATCCTGGTGAACGGCGATGTAGTAAATATCGGTTCTTTCACACTGAAGCCTGGTGACCTGGTGGAAGTTCGCGAACGTTCCAAATCATTAGAAGTCATCACCAACAGCCTCTCCCTCCAAGGAGCCAAGAAGTACAACTGGTTGGAGTGGGACAACAGCGAAATGACAGGAAAGATCATCAACCTGCCACCGCGCGTTGATATTCCCGAAAACATCAACGAGCAGCTGATCGTTGAATTGTACTCGAAGTAA
- a CDS encoding DNA-directed RNA polymerase subunit alpha, producing the protein MSILAFQMPEKVAMEKSDDFHGLFTFKPLEKGYGVTIGNALRRILLSSLEGYAITGIKVPGVLHEFSTIEGVVEDVAEIILNLKMVRFRKVSDNFDNKITVNIKKQKQFKAGDIAKFTSAFEILNPEHVICNLDETAHFEIELTIEKGRGYLPAEENKPTEQVFGFIPIDAIFTPIKNVKYSVENTRVEQKTDYEKLVVDIETDGSIHPEKALEGAAHILIKHFALFSDKSMELETGKDAEVEQVDEEMLHMRKLLKTALHDLDLSVRAYNCLKAADVKSLGDLVQLEISDMMKFRNFGKKSLAELEQLVAEKNLTFGMDLSKYKLDED; encoded by the coding sequence ATGTCAATATTAGCATTTCAAATGCCAGAGAAGGTTGCGATGGAAAAGTCCGATGATTTTCACGGTCTCTTCACATTCAAGCCTCTGGAAAAAGGATATGGGGTGACCATCGGCAACGCGCTGAGAAGAATCCTGTTGTCCTCCCTGGAAGGTTATGCGATCACCGGAATCAAGGTTCCCGGTGTACTTCATGAGTTTTCGACCATCGAAGGAGTTGTGGAGGATGTTGCCGAAATCATCCTCAACCTGAAAATGGTTCGGTTCAGAAAAGTATCGGATAACTTCGATAACAAAATCACAGTAAACATTAAGAAACAAAAGCAATTCAAAGCTGGCGACATCGCCAAGTTTACGTCTGCTTTCGAAATTCTTAACCCCGAACACGTCATTTGCAACCTGGACGAAACCGCTCACTTCGAGATCGAACTCACGATCGAGAAGGGAAGAGGCTACCTCCCGGCTGAAGAAAATAAGCCTACGGAACAAGTATTCGGATTCATTCCGATCGACGCCATCTTCACGCCTATCAAGAACGTGAAATACAGCGTAGAAAACACCCGCGTAGAGCAAAAGACCGACTACGAAAAGTTGGTAGTAGACATCGAAACCGACGGATCTATCCACCCTGAGAAGGCGTTGGAAGGTGCCGCACACATCCTCATCAAGCACTTTGCCCTGTTCTCCGACAAGTCGATGGAACTCGAAACCGGCAAAGACGCAGAAGTAGAGCAGGTAGACGAAGAAATGTTGCATATGCGCAAACTGTTGAAGACCGCATTGCACGATCTCGATCTGTCCGTACGCGCCTACAACTGCTTGAAAGCAGCCGATGTGAAATCACTGGGCGACCTCGTTCAACTGGAGATCTCGGACATGATGAAATTCAGAAACTTCGGTAAGAAGTCGCTGGCAGAATTGGAACAATTGGTAGCGGAGAAGAACCTCACCTTCGGTATGGATCTCTCCAAGTATAAACTTGATGAAGACTAG
- the rpmD gene encoding 50S ribosomal protein L30 has translation MAKVQITQKRSTIKRPETQIRTIQALGLGKINRTVEVELTPQIAGMISKVNHLITVKEL, from the coding sequence ATGGCGAAAGTACAGATCACGCAGAAAAGAAGCACCATCAAGAGACCTGAAACGCAGATCCGCACGATCCAAGCATTGGGCCTCGGTAAAATAAACAGAACGGTTGAAGTGGAGCTGACTCCGCAGATTGCCGGTATGATTTCAAAAGTAAATCATTTGATTACTGTAAAAGAACTGTAA